The Xanthomonas indica genome has a segment encoding these proteins:
- a CDS encoding tetratricopeptide repeat protein, protein MNGGSDERLQLQAAVRRDPQDFLAWVMLADAELGAGVVAAGEQAAARALQLRPGHPEALARLGRVRWTQGRHAEATQALRQALQQAPQHPGIAVWLGHALEDSGEAEAAAQAYAHAHALLPQEPSIAAYLLNWRRKLCDWRELDALSQQVRSAVRQGQPTIEPFAFLNEDAGADEQLRCARNRAQALARTLAPLPATQVRRDGALRIGFLSNGFGAHPTGLLTVALFERLRAHADLQVHLFALNGDDRSALRARLQAAAHAWHEVAGQPHRQIAQRIRDAGIDLLFDLRGWGGGGTPEVLALRPAPVQLNWLAYPGTSGAPWIDYVVGDAYALPPALAAHYSERVLRLPRAFQPSDDTRPIGIPPARRDCGLPEHGTVFCCFNNSYKLGPRSMARMLEVLRQVPDSVLWLLSGPGQADDRLRAVAAAAGVEPTRLRFMPKLAHPDYLARYRHADLFLDTHPYNAHTTASDALWAGCPVLTCPGSTFAARVAGSLNHHLGLDEMNAADDAAFVATAVRLGRDPTALHALREKLQARRADSGLFDMQGFADDFAALLRDTAARHSWQGAASA, encoded by the coding sequence ATGAACGGCGGCAGCGACGAACGCCTGCAACTGCAGGCCGCGGTGCGGCGCGATCCGCAGGATTTCCTGGCCTGGGTGATGCTCGCCGACGCCGAACTCGGCGCCGGCGTGGTGGCGGCCGGCGAACAGGCCGCCGCGCGCGCATTGCAGTTGCGCCCCGGGCATCCGGAGGCGCTGGCGCGGCTGGGGCGGGTGCGCTGGACCCAGGGTCGCCATGCCGAGGCGACGCAGGCCCTGCGCCAGGCGCTGCAGCAGGCGCCGCAGCACCCGGGCATCGCGGTGTGGCTGGGCCACGCACTGGAAGACAGCGGCGAGGCCGAGGCCGCGGCGCAGGCCTACGCGCATGCCCATGCCCTGCTGCCGCAGGAACCGTCGATCGCCGCCTACCTGTTGAACTGGCGGCGCAAGCTGTGCGACTGGCGCGAACTGGACGCGCTGTCGCAGCAGGTGCGCAGCGCGGTGCGGCAAGGGCAGCCGACGATCGAACCGTTCGCCTTCCTCAACGAGGACGCGGGCGCGGACGAGCAACTGCGCTGCGCGCGCAACCGCGCCCAGGCGCTGGCGCGCACCCTCGCACCGCTGCCCGCCACGCAGGTGCGCCGCGATGGCGCGTTGCGCATCGGCTTCCTGTCCAACGGCTTCGGCGCGCATCCCACCGGCCTGCTGACCGTTGCCCTGTTCGAGCGCCTGCGCGCGCACGCCGACCTGCAGGTGCACCTGTTCGCGCTCAACGGCGACGACCGCAGCGCGCTCCGCGCGCGCCTGCAGGCGGCCGCACACGCGTGGCACGAGGTCGCCGGGCAGCCGCACCGGCAGATCGCCCAGCGCATCCGCGACGCCGGCATCGACCTGCTGTTCGATCTGCGCGGCTGGGGTGGCGGCGGCACGCCGGAGGTGCTGGCGCTGCGCCCGGCACCGGTGCAGCTGAACTGGCTGGCCTACCCCGGCACCTCCGGCGCGCCATGGATCGACTACGTGGTCGGCGATGCCTACGCGTTGCCGCCCGCACTGGCCGCGCACTACAGCGAGCGGGTGCTGCGGCTGCCGCGCGCCTTCCAGCCGTCCGACGACACCCGCCCCATCGGCATTCCGCCCGCGCGCCGCGATTGCGGGCTGCCCGAACACGGCACCGTGTTCTGCTGCTTCAACAACAGCTACAAACTCGGCCCACGCAGCATGGCGCGGATGCTGGAGGTGCTGCGCCAGGTACCGGACAGCGTGCTGTGGCTGCTGTCCGGCCCGGGCCAGGCCGATGACCGGCTGCGCGCGGTCGCCGCAGCGGCGGGCGTGGAACCGACGCGCCTGCGCTTCATGCCCAAGCTGGCGCATCCGGACTATCTGGCGCGCTACCGGCACGCCGACCTGTTCCTGGACACGCATCCGTACAACGCGCACACCACCGCGTCCGATGCCTTGTGGGCCGGCTGCCCGGTGTTGACCTGCCCCGGCAGCACCTTCGCCGCCCGCGTGGCCGGCAGCCTCAACCATCATCTGGGCCTGGACGAGATGAATGCCGCCGACGACGCGGCGTTCGTCGCCACCGCGGTGCGCCTGGGGCGCGATCCCACGGCGCTGCACGCGTTGCGCGAAAAGCTGCAAGCGCGGCGCGCGGACAGCGGCCTATTCGACATGCAAGGCTTCGCCGACGACTTCGCCGCGCTGCTGCGCGACACCGCGGCCCGCCACAGCTGGCAAGGCGCAGCCTCGGCCTGA
- the hemA gene encoding glutamyl-tRNA reductase translates to MTLWVLGLNHQTAPVDLRERVAFAGDALPRALQSLRALPNVAEAALLSTCNRTELYAIAGDAQHLADWLDSHAAGLHGYLYQHQDADAVRHLFRVATGLDSMVLGEPQILGQVKDAWSLAREHGAMGSRLDRLFQQTFSVAKRARTDTRVGANPVSVASTAVRLAQSSFARLSESTVLLVGAGETIELAAKHLSEGRVRRLLIANRTLAHAQELASRHGGVALPLSELERHLHEADVVFSATAAREPVVTRAQVEQALRARKHKPMLLFDLAVPRDIEAGVADLADAYLYTVDDLERAVEDNRRGRREAAEAAEAIIDLQVVRYMEALQASTRQAPLKRLRAHGDSTRDDVLAKARQQLAHGKPADEVLEFLANTLTNRLLHPPTAALREAALRGDADLARAAERLFPEKPGYFHPILKTDDTDPAP, encoded by the coding sequence ATGACGTTGTGGGTGCTCGGATTGAACCACCAGACCGCGCCGGTCGACCTGCGCGAACGGGTGGCATTCGCCGGCGACGCCTTGCCGCGCGCGCTGCAATCGCTACGCGCGCTGCCCAACGTCGCCGAAGCGGCGCTGCTGTCCACCTGCAACCGCACCGAGCTGTACGCGATCGCCGGCGATGCGCAACACCTGGCCGATTGGCTGGATTCGCACGCTGCCGGCCTGCACGGCTACCTGTACCAGCACCAGGACGCGGACGCCGTGCGGCACCTGTTCCGCGTCGCCACCGGGCTGGACTCGATGGTGCTGGGCGAACCGCAGATCCTCGGCCAGGTGAAGGACGCCTGGTCGCTGGCGCGCGAGCACGGGGCGATGGGCAGCCGCCTGGACCGGCTGTTCCAGCAGACATTCTCGGTGGCCAAGCGCGCGCGCACCGACACGCGGGTCGGCGCCAATCCGGTCTCGGTCGCCTCCACCGCGGTGCGCCTGGCGCAGAGTTCCTTTGCCCGGCTCAGCGAATCCACCGTACTGCTGGTCGGCGCCGGCGAGACCATCGAGCTGGCCGCCAAGCATCTCAGCGAGGGCCGCGTGCGGCGCCTGCTGATCGCCAACCGCACCCTCGCCCACGCGCAGGAGCTGGCCAGCCGCCACGGCGGCGTGGCGCTGCCGCTGAGCGAGCTGGAGCGTCACCTGCACGAGGCCGACGTGGTGTTCTCGGCCACCGCCGCGCGCGAGCCGGTGGTGACGCGGGCGCAGGTCGAACAGGCGCTGCGCGCGCGCAAGCACAAGCCGATGCTGCTGTTCGACCTGGCGGTGCCGCGCGACATCGAGGCCGGCGTGGCCGACCTGGCCGACGCCTACCTGTACACCGTCGACGACCTGGAGCGCGCGGTCGAGGACAACCGCCGCGGCCGCCGCGAGGCCGCCGAAGCGGCCGAGGCGATCATCGACCTGCAGGTCGTGCGCTACATGGAAGCGCTGCAGGCCAGCACCCGCCAGGCCCCGCTCAAACGCCTGCGCGCGCATGGCGACAGCACCCGCGACGACGTGCTGGCCAAGGCGCGGCAACAACTGGCGCACGGCAAGCCGGCCGACGAGGTGCTGGAGTTCCTCGCCAACACCCTGACCAACCGCCTGCTGCATCCGCCCACCGCGGCGCTGCGCGAGGCGGCGCTGCGCGGCGACGCCGACCTGGCGCGCGCCGCCGAGCGCCTGTTCCCGGAGAAGCCGGGCTATTTCCATCCGATCCTGAAGACCGATGACACCGACCCTGCGCCGTAA
- a CDS encoding YihY family inner membrane protein, translating into MQPLDTVNLWADRLRDRARMRSFAGFLWRRFIDDRLFQAAASLAYTTIFALVPLAVVVFGVLSAFPVFDKWSDQLSDYIFSNFVPAAARSVESYLRQFSASAGQLTTAGVIALVVSLLITLNSVEQTFNQIWRVVSARPQLTRFLVYWTVLTLGALLAAASLAVSARFFALPLFKTSEGRLLAQVVLSVAPVLIEFVCITLVYRVVPHHTVKLRHAVPGALLAVLLLELVKWGLSLYLGSFQSYQRIYGTVAFVPIFLLWIYLSWIAILLGASVSSSIAAFRYQPASMRLPAGYEIYGLLRLLGRFAQARRQGKGLQEDRILELEPMLTDSLVQELLCELERSRLLSRTEQGDWMLARDLGDVPVAELYENCQLRIPVVESYLPCRDDALGQAACRALDELRLPLRDVLKRRVGDLYTEIGDLA; encoded by the coding sequence ATGCAGCCGCTGGACACCGTCAACCTCTGGGCCGACCGCCTGCGCGACCGCGCGCGCATGCGCAGCTTCGCCGGCTTCCTGTGGCGGCGCTTCATCGACGACCGCCTGTTCCAGGCCGCGGCCTCGCTGGCCTACACCACCATCTTCGCGCTGGTGCCGTTGGCGGTGGTGGTGTTCGGGGTGCTGTCGGCGTTCCCGGTGTTCGACAAGTGGAGCGACCAGCTCAGCGACTACATCTTCTCCAACTTCGTGCCGGCCGCGGCGCGTTCGGTGGAGTCCTACCTGCGGCAGTTCTCGGCCAGTGCCGGGCAACTGACCACCGCCGGCGTGATCGCGCTGGTGGTGTCGCTGCTGATCACCCTCAACAGCGTCGAGCAGACCTTCAACCAGATCTGGCGGGTGGTCTCGGCGCGGCCGCAGCTGACCCGCTTCCTGGTGTACTGGACGGTGCTGACCCTCGGTGCGCTGCTGGCCGCGGCGTCGCTGGCGGTGTCGGCGCGGTTCTTCGCGCTGCCGCTGTTCAAGACCAGCGAGGGCCGGCTGCTGGCGCAGGTGGTGCTGAGCGTGGCGCCGGTGCTGATCGAGTTCGTGTGCATCACCCTGGTGTACCGGGTGGTGCCGCACCACACGGTCAAGCTGCGCCACGCGGTGCCGGGCGCGCTGCTGGCGGTGCTGCTGCTGGAACTGGTGAAGTGGGGGTTGAGCCTTTACCTGGGCAGCTTCCAGTCCTATCAGCGCATCTACGGCACGGTCGCGTTCGTGCCGATCTTCCTGCTGTGGATCTACCTGAGCTGGATCGCGATCCTGCTCGGCGCCTCGGTGTCGTCCTCGATCGCCGCCTTCCGCTACCAGCCGGCCTCGATGCGCCTGCCGGCCGGCTACGAGATCTACGGCCTGTTGCGCCTGCTCGGCCGCTTCGCGCAGGCGCGCCGGCAGGGCAAGGGGCTGCAGGAGGATCGGATCCTGGAACTGGAGCCGATGCTGACCGACTCGCTGGTGCAGGAACTGCTGTGCGAGCTGGAACGCAGCCGCCTGCTCAGCCGCACCGAGCAGGGCGACTGGATGCTGGCCCGCGACCTCGGCGATGTGCCGGTGGCCGAGTTGTACGAAAATTGCCAGTTGCGCATCCCCGTCGTCGAAAGCTATCTGCCATGCCGCGACGACGCCCTGGGACAGGCGGCGTGCCGCGCGCTGGACGAACTGCGCCTGCCGCTGCGCGACGTGCTCAAGCGTCGTGTCGGCGACCTCTACACCGAGATCGGAGACCTTGCATGA
- the ppk2 gene encoding polyphosphate kinase 2: MSHLKRKQYKALMQPLQLELMAMAQAVQHSGERVLVLFEGRDTAGKGGAIQAIAEHLNPRQCRVVALPKPTDREATQWYFQRHIAHLPAAGEIVLMDRSWYNRAGVERVMGYCSDAEYHAFLRQTPLFERLLVDDGIRLFKYWLCVDQAQQEKRFAERLHDPLKGWKLSPVDLKSRSQYADYTRAREAMLEATHRDYAPWTLVDFNDQKRGRLTLIRHLLDQLPETRLHEPDLDLPPLKHKLHKEKFGLLQPIPSYGVGSGD, translated from the coding sequence ATGAGTCACCTCAAGCGCAAGCAGTACAAGGCCCTGATGCAACCGCTGCAGCTGGAGCTGATGGCGATGGCGCAGGCGGTGCAGCACAGCGGCGAGCGCGTGCTGGTGCTGTTCGAAGGCCGCGACACCGCAGGCAAGGGCGGCGCGATCCAGGCCATCGCCGAACACCTCAACCCGCGCCAATGCCGCGTGGTGGCCCTGCCCAAGCCGACCGACCGCGAAGCCACGCAGTGGTATTTCCAGCGCCACATCGCGCACCTGCCGGCCGCCGGCGAAATCGTGCTGATGGACCGCAGCTGGTACAACCGCGCCGGCGTGGAGCGGGTCATGGGCTACTGCAGCGATGCCGAGTACCACGCCTTCCTGCGCCAGACCCCGTTGTTCGAGCGGCTGCTGGTGGACGACGGCATCCGCCTGTTCAAGTACTGGCTGTGCGTGGACCAGGCGCAGCAGGAAAAGCGCTTCGCCGAGCGCCTGCACGACCCGTTGAAGGGCTGGAAACTGTCGCCGGTGGACCTGAAGTCGCGCAGCCAGTACGCCGACTACACCCGCGCCCGCGAAGCGATGCTGGAAGCCACCCACCGCGACTACGCGCCGTGGACCCTGGTCGATTTCAACGACCAGAAGCGCGGCCGCCTGACCCTGATCCGGCACCTGCTCGACCAGTTGCCGGAAACCCGCCTGCACGAACCGGACCTGGACCTGCCGCCGCTGAAGCACAAGCTGCACAAGGAAAAGTTCGGGCTGCTGCAGCCGATTCCCTCGTATGGGGTCGGGAGTGGGGATTAG
- a CDS encoding GNAT family N-acetyltransferase, with the protein MSVRVRQAAAHDLPALATLFDAYRQFYGQAPDAATAHAFLAARLGNAESVVLLAERDAQAAGFVQLYPSFSSVRAARVWILNDLYVAPAHRRHGVAQALLHAAERHAANDGAVRIVLETAQDNLSAQALYRACGWQQDLSAQHYVKALAP; encoded by the coding sequence ATGAGCGTGCGCGTGCGCCAGGCCGCTGCGCACGACCTGCCGGCGCTGGCAACGCTGTTCGATGCCTACCGGCAGTTCTATGGGCAGGCGCCGGATGCGGCGACCGCGCACGCCTTCCTCGCCGCGCGCCTGGGCAACGCCGAGTCGGTCGTGCTGCTGGCCGAGCGCGACGCGCAGGCCGCCGGCTTCGTGCAGTTGTACCCGTCCTTCTCCTCGGTGCGGGCGGCGCGGGTGTGGATCCTCAACGATCTGTACGTGGCGCCGGCGCACCGCCGCCACGGCGTGGCGCAGGCGCTGCTGCATGCCGCCGAGCGCCACGCCGCAAACGACGGCGCGGTGCGCATCGTGCTGGAGACGGCGCAGGACAATCTGTCCGCGCAGGCGCTGTACCGCGCCTGCGGCTGGCAGCAAGACCTGAGCGCGCAGCACTACGTCAAGGCGCTGGCGCCGTGA
- the moaB gene encoding molybdenum cofactor biosynthesis protein B, with amino-acid sequence MSANADFIALNLCVLTVSDTRTLEQDSSGDYLVAALGGAGHRLHARALLPDDRYRMRATVSAWIADPAVDGILVTGGTGFTGRDSTPEALLPLLDKEMPGFGELFRAISVEEIGTSSLQSRAFAGLANATFLFCLPGSTSACRTAWERIIAAQLDARTRPCNLATLRPRLKE; translated from the coding sequence ATGAGCGCCAACGCCGACTTCATCGCCTTGAACCTGTGCGTGCTGACCGTCTCGGACACACGCACCCTCGAGCAGGACAGCTCCGGCGACTACCTGGTCGCCGCGCTTGGCGGCGCCGGCCACCGTCTGCATGCGCGGGCGCTGCTGCCGGACGACCGCTACCGGATGCGCGCCACGGTCTCGGCCTGGATCGCCGATCCCGCCGTGGACGGCATCCTGGTCACGGGCGGCACCGGCTTCACCGGCCGCGACTCCACGCCCGAGGCGCTGCTGCCGCTGCTGGACAAGGAGATGCCCGGGTTCGGCGAACTGTTCCGTGCGATCAGCGTCGAGGAGATCGGCACCTCCTCGCTGCAGTCGCGCGCCTTCGCCGGCCTGGCCAACGCCACCTTCCTGTTCTGCCTGCCCGGCTCCACCTCGGCCTGCCGCACCGCCTGGGAGCGGATCATCGCCGCGCAACTGGATGCCCGCACCCGCCCCTGCAATCTGGCGACGCTGCGCCCGCGACTGAAGGAATGA
- the lolB gene encoding lipoprotein insertase outer membrane protein LolB yields MPTRIPAPVAVATPDAAAQQAEAARAQWLHAHPDWAFQGRVAITKGRNGGSGRIDWTQRQRQYEVQLSAPVTRQSWRLIGDSHSEAGRLEGLEGGPRDGENAEQLLLEATGWEIPVNLLPDWVRGLVATDAQEPERVDYDAQGRPHTLRQMGWEIEFQDWYAPSDGRPALPRRIEARNGDAKVRLLVDAWSVPAP; encoded by the coding sequence CTGCCGACCCGCATTCCGGCGCCGGTCGCCGTCGCCACGCCCGATGCCGCCGCGCAGCAGGCCGAAGCGGCGCGCGCGCAGTGGCTGCACGCGCACCCGGACTGGGCATTCCAGGGTCGGGTGGCGATCACCAAGGGGCGCAACGGCGGCAGCGGCCGCATCGACTGGACGCAGCGGCAACGGCAGTACGAAGTGCAGCTCAGCGCGCCGGTGACCCGGCAGAGCTGGCGCCTGATCGGCGACAGCCACTCCGAGGCCGGGCGCCTGGAGGGGCTGGAGGGCGGACCGCGCGACGGTGAGAACGCCGAACAGCTGCTGTTGGAGGCGACCGGCTGGGAGATCCCGGTCAACCTGTTGCCGGACTGGGTGCGCGGGCTGGTGGCGACCGACGCGCAGGAGCCGGAGCGGGTCGACTACGACGCGCAGGGGCGGCCGCACACGCTGCGGCAGATGGGCTGGGAGATCGAATTCCAGGACTGGTACGCGCCCAGCGACGGCCGTCCGGCCTTGCCGCGGCGCATCGAGGCGCGCAACGGCGACGCCAAGGTGCGCCTGCTGGTGGACGCCTGGAGCGTGCCTGCGCCATGA
- the prfA gene encoding peptide chain release factor 1, producing MTPTLRRKLEALAERREELERLLSDPEVVSDNTRFRDYSREFAQLEPVAAALAAEAAAKADLASAEAMRADPELRELAEEEIAAAQARLGELDAELALLLVPRDPRDDGNLFLEVRAGTGGDEAAIFAGDLFRMYARYAERQGWKVEVESDSPGEHGGYKEVVARIVGRGAYSKLKFESGTHRVQRVPATESQGRIHTSAATVAIIPEADDVEEIAINPADLKIDTFRSSGAGGQHVNKTESAIRITHVPSGVVVECQTERSQHANRDKALKRLKAQLLEAERSKQAAAEAQDRKLQVGSGDRSQRIRTYNFPQGRITDHRVEGLTLYDLPNVIEGDLDALIGRLSHEHQVDELARLSDSP from the coding sequence ATGACACCGACCCTGCGCCGTAAGCTGGAGGCGCTGGCCGAGCGTCGCGAAGAACTCGAACGCCTGCTGTCCGACCCCGAGGTGGTGAGCGACAACACGCGCTTCCGCGATTACTCGCGCGAGTTCGCGCAACTGGAGCCGGTCGCCGCCGCGCTGGCCGCCGAGGCGGCGGCCAAGGCCGACCTGGCCTCGGCCGAGGCGATGCGCGCCGATCCGGAACTGCGCGAGCTGGCCGAGGAGGAAATCGCCGCCGCGCAGGCGCGCCTGGGCGAACTGGACGCGGAACTGGCGCTGCTGCTGGTGCCGCGCGATCCGCGCGACGACGGCAACCTGTTCCTGGAAGTGCGTGCCGGCACCGGCGGCGACGAGGCGGCGATCTTCGCCGGCGACCTGTTCCGCATGTACGCGCGCTATGCCGAACGCCAGGGTTGGAAGGTGGAAGTGGAATCGGACAGCCCCGGCGAGCACGGCGGCTACAAGGAGGTCGTGGCGCGCATCGTCGGCCGCGGCGCCTATTCCAAGCTGAAATTCGAATCCGGCACGCACCGCGTGCAGCGCGTGCCGGCGACCGAATCGCAGGGCCGCATCCACACCTCCGCGGCGACGGTGGCGATCATTCCCGAGGCCGACGACGTGGAGGAGATCGCGATCAACCCGGCCGACCTGAAGATCGACACCTTCCGCTCCTCCGGCGCCGGCGGCCAGCACGTCAACAAGACCGAGTCAGCGATCCGCATCACCCACGTGCCCAGCGGCGTGGTGGTGGAGTGCCAGACCGAGCGCAGCCAGCACGCCAACCGCGACAAGGCGCTGAAGCGGCTGAAGGCGCAGTTGCTGGAGGCCGAGCGCAGCAAGCAGGCCGCGGCCGAGGCGCAGGACCGCAAGCTGCAGGTCGGCAGCGGCGACCGCAGCCAGCGCATCCGCACCTACAACTTTCCGCAGGGCCGCATCACCGACCACCGCGTCGAGGGCCTGACCCTGTACGACCTGCCGAACGTGATCGAGGGCGACCTGGATGCGCTGATCGGGCGCCTGAGCCACGAGCACCAGGTCGACGAGCTCGCGCGCCTGAGCGACAGCCCATGA
- a CDS encoding TlpA disulfide reductase family protein, translating to MRLLFPLFAAAALLAGCDRQPTPKPADGAATTAPSAAPKAPAAPEAPAAPAAGPSVVQETRPEPTLKMKAVDGREYDLAAHRGQWVVVNFWATWCAPCLKEMPELSALHVMRDNIEVVGLAYEDIEPAEMQAFLKQHPVAYPIVIVDTYAPPADFATPRGLPMTYLIAPDGKVAKQFLGPVTAHDIETAIAAAGGPAPGQGKAKAAG from the coding sequence ATGCGCCTGCTGTTCCCGCTGTTCGCCGCCGCCGCGTTGCTGGCCGGCTGCGACCGCCAGCCCACGCCCAAGCCGGCCGACGGCGCCGCGACCACCGCGCCGTCCGCCGCGCCCAAGGCGCCGGCAGCGCCGGAAGCGCCCGCCGCGCCGGCCGCCGGACCGTCCGTGGTGCAGGAGACCCGTCCCGAGCCGACCCTGAAGATGAAGGCGGTGGACGGACGCGAGTACGACCTGGCCGCCCATCGCGGGCAGTGGGTGGTGGTGAATTTCTGGGCCACCTGGTGCGCGCCGTGCCTGAAGGAGATGCCGGAGCTGTCGGCCCTGCACGTGATGCGCGACAACATCGAGGTGGTGGGCCTGGCCTACGAGGACATCGAGCCAGCGGAGATGCAGGCGTTCCTGAAGCAGCATCCGGTGGCCTACCCGATCGTCATCGTCGACACCTACGCGCCGCCGGCCGATTTCGCCACTCCGCGCGGTCTGCCGATGACTTACCTGATCGCGCCCGACGGTAAGGTTGCCAAGCAGTTCCTGGGGCCGGTCACCGCCCACGACATCGAAACCGCGATCGCCGCCGCCGGCGGTCCGGCGCCGGGGCAGGGCAAGGCGAAGGCGGCGGGCTGA
- a CDS encoding helix-turn-helix domain-containing protein, whose amino-acid sequence MPLDTTLRLLAKASGMSAADIAAAIPRAGAATVKAWMAGEKLPGRAQLTALARTFGVPAGALLGELASQLDPARTRGEHDLLQAYRALDARQQGALLEVARSMAGTGTRKRSSK is encoded by the coding sequence ATGCCCCTGGATACCACGTTGCGTCTGCTGGCCAAGGCCAGCGGCATGAGCGCCGCGGACATCGCCGCGGCCATTCCGCGCGCCGGCGCGGCCACGGTCAAAGCCTGGATGGCCGGCGAGAAACTGCCCGGACGCGCCCAGCTCACTGCGTTGGCGCGCACCTTCGGCGTCCCCGCTGGCGCGCTGCTCGGCGAACTGGCCAGCCAACTGGACCCGGCGCGCACCCGCGGCGAACACGACCTGCTGCAGGCCTACCGCGCCCTCGACGCCCGCCAGCAGGGCGCACTGCTGGAAGTGGCGCGCAGCATGGCCGGCACCGGCACCCGCAAGCGGAGCAGCAAATGA
- a CDS encoding tetratricopeptide repeat protein, protein MPALIRIRTFLLLSAIAAVAAPAAAKAPSPAQDVMTPVLAGEFALQAGQLADASRWYLQAANDSPGDAGLAERATRIAMLANDSAAATQALALWRQRAPESLAMRSAEASLALRSGNLRQARSLLVALLRDKDPRGWRFALIALVSGNRDPEVAAKALDQLLDANAIPDQLEAWQEFGRLALRLDQPKLAERIVDQLVKRFPQEPRVALLHATQLQQAGKTEQARALLQGVEPKVSGDPELRTALAYAYDAIGDTAAAARVLALGPQTTQNYGLRASMLAKLQDNAALTALYDELRKGADRPDPERRLLLGKIAEFLKRNQEAVDWYRGVPGGPLRSEARLRAAGALYALGQKDAAFAEARALQDDAEADDAARRDAYVLEAELRQRSGDDAGELQVFERGLAAYPDDNALLYARGLSWERRDRIDRAEADLRKILVTEPENVAALNALGYTLADRTKRYREALQLIDRARTADPDNAAIIDSYGWVLYRLGKTQEALVQLRRAWSLVKDPEIAAHIGQVLWEQGKREEANKYFDEARKLDPDNRALRRALEQVAP, encoded by the coding sequence ATGCCCGCACTGATTCGCATCCGTACCTTTCTGCTGCTGTCCGCAATCGCCGCCGTGGCCGCACCGGCCGCGGCCAAGGCGCCGAGCCCCGCCCAGGACGTGATGACGCCGGTGCTGGCCGGCGAGTTCGCCCTGCAGGCCGGGCAACTGGCCGATGCCTCGCGCTGGTACCTGCAGGCCGCCAACGACAGCCCCGGCGACGCCGGCCTGGCCGAGCGCGCCACCCGCATCGCAATGCTGGCCAATGACAGTGCCGCTGCCACCCAGGCCCTGGCGCTGTGGCGCCAGCGCGCCCCCGAGTCGCTGGCCATGCGCAGCGCCGAGGCTTCGCTGGCCCTGCGCAGCGGCAACCTGCGCCAGGCGCGCAGCCTGCTGGTGGCCTTGCTGCGCGACAAGGATCCGCGCGGCTGGCGTTTTGCCCTGATCGCCCTGGTCAGCGGCAACCGCGATCCGGAGGTGGCGGCCAAGGCCCTGGACCAGTTGCTCGACGCCAATGCCATCCCCGACCAGCTCGAAGCCTGGCAGGAGTTCGGACGCCTGGCGCTGCGCCTGGACCAGCCCAAGCTGGCCGAGCGCATCGTCGATCAACTGGTCAAGCGCTTCCCGCAGGAGCCGCGCGTGGCGCTGCTGCATGCCACGCAGCTGCAGCAGGCAGGCAAGACCGAGCAGGCGCGCGCGCTGCTGCAGGGGGTGGAACCCAAGGTGTCGGGCGATCCGGAGCTGCGCACGGCGCTGGCGTATGCCTACGACGCGATCGGCGACACCGCCGCCGCGGCGCGGGTGCTGGCGCTGGGGCCGCAGACCACCCAGAACTACGGCCTGCGCGCTTCGATGCTGGCCAAGCTGCAGGACAACGCCGCCCTGACTGCGCTGTACGACGAGCTGCGCAAGGGTGCCGACCGGCCCGATCCGGAGCGGCGCCTGCTGCTCGGCAAGATCGCCGAGTTCCTCAAGCGCAACCAGGAGGCGGTGGACTGGTACCGCGGCGTGCCGGGCGGTCCGCTGCGCAGCGAGGCGCGGCTGCGCGCCGCCGGTGCGCTGTACGCGCTCGGCCAGAAGGACGCGGCCTTCGCCGAGGCGCGCGCGCTGCAGGACGATGCCGAGGCCGACGATGCCGCGCGCCGTGACGCGTATGTGCTGGAGGCGGAACTGCGCCAGCGCAGCGGCGACGACGCCGGCGAACTGCAGGTGTTCGAGCGCGGCCTGGCCGCCTATCCGGACGACAACGCGCTGCTGTACGCGCGCGGGCTGTCGTGGGAGCGCCGCGATCGCATCGACCGCGCCGAGGCCGATCTGCGCAAGATCCTGGTCACCGAGCCGGAGAACGTGGCGGCGCTGAACGCGCTCGGCTACACCCTGGCCGATCGCACCAAGCGCTATCGCGAGGCGCTGCAGCTGATCGACCGCGCACGCACCGCCGATCCCGACAATGCCGCGATCATCGACAGCTACGGCTGGGTGCTGTATCGCCTGGGCAAGACCCAGGAAGCGCTGGTGCAGCTGCGCCGTGCCTGGAGCCTGGTGAAGGATCCGGAGATCGCCGCGCACATCGGCCAGGTGCTGTGGGAGCAGGGCAAGCGCGAGGAGGCCAACAAGTACTTCGACGAGGCGCGCAAGCTCGATCCGGACAACCGCGCGCTGCGCCGGGCCCTGGAACAGGTGGCACCGTGA